AGAGCCAGTGGGTTCCCTCAAACGTGAACGAGGCGACTCCCAGCAGGCATAATGCCAGTCCAGTTCGGCCGAGAACTTTCGATCCGCTACGAAACAGCATCAAATATGCCAGGCAACCTAGACCGTACGCCAGCGCGTACGTAATTACTACCGGCAGCGTGTAGGACGATTGATAGGGCTGCCCAAATCCGGTCACAAAGGCGACTCGAAAATACTGCCACGACAACGCGTCGGCACGCCCGGCCAAGATGGTATACGAGGTCGATGCGAACACAAGCAGCACGAGGTGGGTGGGAAATATCAAGACTAGTCGCAACATTGTTCCCCAGTTCCGATATTCGCTCAGGCATAACAATGGCGTGAATCACACGGCCGCCAAGTATTCGTTGGCGGCGAGAGAATCTGGAGCGCGATTGTCGGAGGAAAGAAACCGGCGCGCGGCAGAGCGACCATTACCATATGTCGGCCGCAGCCACGCCCTGAGCTGCGGCTAGTTCGGTCGTCTTGGGCCGGCATTCCAAGCCCACGAAATCGCGATACCCCAGGCTATACGCCTCCTTCAAAACGCGATTGTAGTGGATCTCGCCCGTTCCGGGTTCGTTGCGGCCCGGGTGATCTGCAAGTTGCAAATAGCCGACCTGGTCGAAACCTTCTTTGAGCCGACCGCACAAATCTCCTTCCGAGATGTGCATGTGGTAGAGGTCCCAGTTGATCTTCACCATCGGCGAGTTTACTTCGCGGCAAATACGCACCGCGGCCGGACTGCCGTACAGGCAATGTCCCTTGTGATCCACCCGAATGTTCATTGGCTCGAGGATCAGCATCACCTGCTGCTCTTCCGCGATAGGTGCAGCGCGTTTGAGCCCCGCGATGATGTTCTCGTGCATCTGTTCTTGCGTCATGCCCGGCTGATCGTCGCCGCCGACCACGCACATTTTCTTGCAGTCGAGTTGCTTGGCCACGCGGCAACCGTCGTGAATCGCTTTGATGAACGCATCATGATTTCGTGGATCATTCAGACCGGGACTGAAGCCCCAAGCCGTGAACTGCGCAATCGCGATGCCCAGGTCCCTGCTCAAGCGGGCAATGGCAGCCAGATCCTTTTTCTCCCACGGCCAGAATTCGACGGCTGGAAATCCGTAAGCAGCCGCCATCTTCAGACGTTCGAGAAAGGGAAGTTTGCTCCACCACATTTCGACGTTGACCGCGAACTTGGAGTGCGGCGTACGGCCGAGGTTGCGTGTGTCTTCATCCTCGGCGTGGGCCCGCGCTGCTCCCCCCGCACCCAGCAACGCCGTGGCGGCCAATGACGAACCAAGAAAAGAACGACGGTCGAAAGCGGGCATGATGCGAAGTTCCTTGCAGGTTGACCTGGAGGCGCGTCTGGTGGTGCGCTGGGGCGATTATAGGCCAACTAGATGGACCGCGCAAGTTTGCAGCGGAATGTGTCGCGGCCAGGGCAAAACCGCTCTGCCGGGCAGTCTCGCGGCTGTGGGCAATAGCGCCCACTGAATCGTCGGAACGTGATCTGATTAGTAAACCAGGTTCCAGCCCGCCGTAAGCGTCCAACTAGTCCCCAGTTGCGGTCCGTTGAGCGACTGGTACACCGGCGCACCGGCCTCGACCGAGAAGCGCTGGCCTGGCAGCTTGGTATCTGGCAGGAAAAGATTGATGCCAAACAACAATTCGGTGAGCGTGCCGCCTTGCAGCGTGGGATCGTTCGTCGGCGACAGGGCCTGATTCAAACGCGGGTCGGCACCACGCACATTGCCCCACCACTGATTGTCGACACGGAACGACGTGCTCAGGCGCTCGCCCCAGCGGCGCGCGACCCAGGCAGTCAGGTCGGCCCGATCCCCCAGCTTATAGTCCAGCCTGTTGCTCCCCAGTCGTATCGTGCCAATGCTTTGCACTCCCCAGGTCCAATTGTCGGTTTGGCCGCGATAGGTCAACCCAGGCATCAGGTCATAGGTGCCAGAGCCCGTACGAATCACGTAGGGCAGATTCGGCATCGTTGGCGACGGTACGTTCCCCAGGTAATCCAGGAAACCGACAGGGAAGTCCATGCCCAGGTTCATATGGATCTGCTGCCGATCGCCACGCCACAGCACGTACATCGTCGACAACGTGATGTCACTCGGGTTTGTAAAACCCGTGCGGTAGTCGGCGCCGCCGGTCTGTGTGTAATCCAAAGCCGCGTGCTGGAAGGGCAACTCGCCGAAGAACGTGAAGTCGTCCGTGATGCCGTATTGCAGGATCAGCAGATTCCGGTTGATGTTCATTTGCGTGGGAGTAAACGGATACGCCGCTCCCACAGAGGCATCACTGACACGATGCGCGCCCACATAGTTATTGTCGAACGCCTGGTAGTTGAATCGGTAAGAGAACAGGAATTGACCGGTCCGCAACGTGGCATCCTGCAATACGCCCACGGGCGCCAGGCCATCGGGACGACGCAGGTCGATAGCCTGATTCAGCAAGGCATCTCGCGCCCACACATTTTCCGCTTCCACGACTGGCGCGCGGTATTGGCCGGGAACATCCTGTTGAATAATACCCGAGGGAGGCGCAGCCAATGAGTATTCCAAAACCAGCGGCGCTATGGGGGGCGGCGAGGGCTGCACATAATCGCCCCAGTTGGCGGGTGCCGGGTCCGCGGGAGGCGGCTCGATGCGCAATTTCTGATCCTGAGGAAGCACTTGCACGCCTTGCGCAGGAACAACCGCTGGCGGCGTCTGCGCGAGCGCGCTCGTGCCCAGCACGCTCGTCACGAGCATGCCTGACAGCAAGAACCAGCGGATAAGAAGTGCAGGGCTCATATTACCTCGGTGCGGCCTCCCCTGGTTGTGGTGCCACCGGCACGTCGCCCGGTCCGAGATTTAATTCGCTCAGGTTTTCGACTTGCAATAATCGCGCCAGATCCGCCACCGCGGCCCATTGCGTCCCGAGCAACCCAATATATGCGCCAAACTGCAACGTCAGGTTCTGTTGCGCGAAGACGATGTCGCTGAATCCAACGCCCGCCGGCTGGCCACGGCGTCCTTCTCCTTCTTGCTGGTAGCGCTCGTAGACTCCGCGGTAAGAGCGAGCCAGGTCGGGCAGAATCTGCTCGCGGTTGTATTGCAGCAGAATGCGGCTGGTCTCGAAACGGTTGAAGGCATCGACGAGTTGTTGCGTCAGCATGTATTCGACGCGGCGGACGTCTTCGGCGGTGCGGACGATGTTACCTTGTGCCGACATGATATTGCCGCGGTTACGATCGAACAGCGGCACCGGCAATCCGAACTGAATGTTGTAGGTAGTGCGCGGCACGTTAGGCGTGGTAAAGTCGCGCTGGAACGTGCCGTACACGTTCACATCGGGAACGGGAGTTACCAACTCTAGACGCTGCTGCAAGCGGGCCTGACCCTGCGAGTTTCGCGCGGCTTGCACATCCGGATGCACGTTCAGCAAACGTACGAGCGCCGCCTCGTACGTGAGGCGCGGAACCGGCATCTCGGCGCTTCCCTGCAGCCTGGCCATGGGCAGTCCTGGCATGCCGAGGGTCACTCCTAGCTGCTTCCAGGTCGAGATGTAGTTCATCTGCGCTTGGGCCAGGGCCGTGCGCGCTACTACGGCCAGGCTGCGCAACTGCGCCGGCTCGTAGGGCGTGGCCATGCCTCCCTTGAGCTTGTCGTCCTGAATGCGATAGGCCTCGTTCGTCAATTGCACGAGAGCCTCGTTGATAGAAACGCTCTGTTGCGCGACGAGGATTGCGAAATAATTGGCCTTCACCTGCGCCATTAAGTCGATGCGCGCCCGACGCATCGACAACTGAGCGTTCATCACGTTCACGTTGGCCACCGAACGTGCCAGGCCCAGCTTGCCAGCCGTCTTGACGACTTGCGTGCCGAACACGCCCTGGTAGTTCCTGGTTCCGGCCGATCCGACCGTATCGGCCTCGTAACCCAACACAGGGTTGGGATAGACACCGGCCTGGATTGCTTGCCCCATCGCCACCGTGATGTTGGCCTGTGCTTGCGCGATGATGGGGCTGCTATTGACCGCCATCTGCTCCAGATCTGCGAGCGTATAAATCTGATCCCCGCGCACCGGTTGGATCAACTTGGGCATGGGCGGCAAGTCGGGGAATAATGTTTCAATGGCTTGCATCTTCTGCTGGGGATCGGCCGGGATCCACAATGGCGGCACATTAACCCCCGGCAGACCGGGCGGCATTTTCAAGCGATCGGGGAGTGTCGGCGGATCGGATTGCGTGACGCTGTACCGCGGCCTTGGCACCTCCTCCTGCACGGGCGCGCGTCCGACAGGTGGCGCCGAGCTTGTCGAGACGGCGTTGATTACGGCTGTCGAACGAGACGTCTCGCCGCCACCACCAGGGCCCGAGGCCGCAGGCCCACTCGGCACAACCAAACCCGCTGGCTGTACCTGCGGGTCCATGTAGGGCCGTTCGACCGGCGGCAGACGATTTACTTTTTCGTCGGGAATGACCGGGGGCGCTTGCCTCGTCTCGGTCAACGAGCGGGGCGCTAGTGGCGCCGCACAGCCGGCCCACAGCACGACTGCGCAGCCACACAGGACCGAACGCCATTTCGGGCGCCGCGCCATGGCAGCAGTGTGTGGTGTGCAGTTGGCCACTAAGATTCGCCAGGTGATTGCCCGACGCCGTTCGTATCGCCACAGGGCGTTACGGTCCGAGCATTCCGGCATACCGACCGGACCGTCGTCCAGGGCGGGAGTTGCCGAATCGGGTTTTCCGGTCGGGAAGACTAGCGCGCTTCAAGCGGCTTTATCGGTGGCGAAGAGAGCGCAAGATTAGTCGGTTTTAATTTCCCGACCTGATGCGCGAAGAGGCGCAATTCGCGCGGCAGGCGCAAGATTTAGCTGACGTTGCTTACTCGTCGTGAGAAAGCCCGCTAGCGCCTTCGGGCGGCTCGCGATGCCCATAGAAGCTGTACAGAACCGGCATCAAGTAGCGCGTCAGCACCAGCGTTGCTATCATGCTGCCCACCACGACGATAGCCAGCGGCTTCTGGGACTGAGCGCCGATCTTGGTCGAGATGGCCGCCGGCAAAAGACCGAAAATCGCCGTCAAGGCCGTCATCATCACCGGCCGCACGCGCCGCTCGGCCCCTTGCATGATGGCTTGGCGCAGCGGCATGCCCTCGGACCGCAACTGGTTGAAGCTCGATACCAGCAGCAACCCGTCCATGATGGCCACGCCGAAAATCGACGTGAATCCC
This genomic stretch from Pirellulales bacterium harbors:
- a CDS encoding TIM barrel protein, with protein sequence MPAFDRRSFLGSSLAATALLGAGGAARAHAEDEDTRNLGRTPHSKFAVNVEMWWSKLPFLERLKMAAAYGFPAVEFWPWEKKDLAAIARLSRDLGIAIAQFTAWGFSPGLNDPRNHDAFIKAIHDGCRVAKQLDCKKMCVVGGDDQPGMTQEQMHENIIAGLKRAAPIAEEQQVMLILEPMNIRVDHKGHCLYGSPAAVRICREVNSPMVKINWDLYHMHISEGDLCGRLKEGFDQVGYLQLADHPGRNEPGTGEIHYNRVLKEAYSLGYRDFVGLECRPKTTELAAAQGVAAADIW
- a CDS encoding TolC family protein, coding for MARRPKWRSVLCGCAVVLWAGCAAPLAPRSLTETRQAPPVIPDEKVNRLPPVERPYMDPQVQPAGLVVPSGPAASGPGGGGETSRSTAVINAVSTSSAPPVGRAPVQEEVPRPRYSVTQSDPPTLPDRLKMPPGLPGVNVPPLWIPADPQQKMQAIETLFPDLPPMPKLIQPVRGDQIYTLADLEQMAVNSSPIIAQAQANITVAMGQAIQAGVYPNPVLGYEADTVGSAGTRNYQGVFGTQVVKTAGKLGLARSVANVNVMNAQLSMRRARIDLMAQVKANYFAILVAQQSVSINEALVQLTNEAYRIQDDKLKGGMATPYEPAQLRSLAVVARTALAQAQMNYISTWKQLGVTLGMPGLPMARLQGSAEMPVPRLTYEAALVRLLNVHPDVQAARNSQGQARLQQRLELVTPVPDVNVYGTFQRDFTTPNVPRTTYNIQFGLPVPLFDRNRGNIMSAQGNIVRTAEDVRRVEYMLTQQLVDAFNRFETSRILLQYNREQILPDLARSYRGVYERYQQEGEGRRGQPAGVGFSDIVFAQQNLTLQFGAYIGLLGTQWAAVADLARLLQVENLSELNLGPGDVPVAPQPGEAAPR